The following DNA comes from Flavisolibacter ginsenosidimutans.
CGCGGCTTGCCAACTGAAAATTTAATTGCCCGCTACAACACGGTTTACCATGCACACGGTGGCTTTGTGATTGGTTCGGAGATGAGCGGTGGCGCAAGAAATTTGTACGTTGATAACAACACGTTTATCGGTACCGATATTGGTCTTCGTTTTAAAACTACCCGCGGCCGCGGTGGCGTGGTGGAAAATATTTTCGTCACTAACACCACGATGAAAGACATCGTGGCGGAAGCCATTTTGTTCGACATGTATTATGCGGCGCAAGACCCTGTTGTGCTGGCCGGTGAAAAACGCGAACCGCCAAAAGTAGAAACACTGCCGGTAAACGAAGGCACGCCGCAATTCAGGAAGTTTCTAATCAGAAACGTGGTTTGCAACGGAGCCGAAAAAGCCATCTTCGTGAGAGGATTGCCCGAGATGAACATTAAAGAAATTGAAATGGAAAACCTGGTCATTCAGGCCAACAAAGGTTTGGACATGACCGAGGCTACGGGTATTTCATTAAAGAACGTTCAACTGACTGTTAAGGAAACAGACCCGTTGATGAACATTCACAACAGCCAGAACATTAAGCTGTTCAACATTGCGTACAACAAAGCGGATGTATTACTGAACGTAACGGGAGAGAAGTCGAAAGGAATTGTGCTGAACGGTGTGGATGCGAAGAAAGCGAAGAAAGGCGTGGAAGTGAATTACGGCGCAACCGAGGCCGCGGTGAAGGTGATGTGAGTTAGGAGTTAGGAGTTAGGAGTTAGGAGTTAGGAGTTAGGAGTTAGGAGTTAGGAGTTAGGAAAATCATTCAAGATAGAACGAGATTGAGCCGTGGAAACGCGGGCACCGCAGGCGCCGCACAATTGCTGAATAGACTTACCGAACGTACAAGAGTGCGACGCAACAGACGCTCAATAGACAGACGAACCTCTGGCCCAAACTGAAGACAACATTATTGAACGACATGAAGAAACTTACAGCGATTTTTTGTTTGACGATTTTTTGCTTTTCCGCAAAGGCGCAGCCGGTGCATTCTTATGCGCAGGACCTGGCAAATACTGCCATTAAAATCTGGCCGGATTCCTTTTCGGTAAAACCCGGTAATCCCGCCAAATGGAGTTACGACCAGGGTGTGATTTTAAAAGGCATTGAGGGCATCTGGAACGCCACCGGCGACGGCAAATGGTTTCGTTACATTCAAAAGCAGATGGATTATTTCATCGGCGAAGACGGTTCCATCAAGGGTTACAAAACCACTGAACACAACATTGACAACGTGAACAACGGCAAGTTGGCGCTGTTGCTTTACGAAGTAACCGGCAAAGACAAATACCGCAAAGCCGCAGAGCTTTTACGGCACCAATTGGCAACACACCCGCGTACGTCGGAAGGCGGCTTTTGGCACAAGCAGGTTTATCCCAATCAAATGTGGCTCGACGGCCTTTACATGGGCGAACCTTTTTATGCGCAGTACGCCAAGGTCTTTGGCGAGGACTCTATCTTCAACGATGTAACGCGTCAGTTTGTGCTGATGGAAAAGCACGCAAGAGATCCCCAAACCGGTTTGCTTTATCACGGCTGGGACGAAAGCAAGCAGCAGAAATGGGCCGATAAAACAACGGGTCTCTCGCCAAACGTTTGGGGACGTGCATTGGGTTGGTACGGCATGGCGATGGTAGATGCGCTGGATTATTTTCCCGCCAATCACCCGGGTCGCAACGACATCATTAAAATCCTGAACCGTTTTGCGGCTGCTGTAACAAAAGTGCAGGACGCCAAAACCGGTCTGTGGTACGACGTGGTGGATAAACCCAAAGAGCCGAAAAATTATTTTGAAGCTTCCGCTTCTTCGATGCTGGTTTATACCTTGGCAAAAGGCGTGCGCAAAGGATACTTGCCGGCGAGTTATTTGAGCAACGTCACAAAGGGCTGGGCCGGTATTTTAAAAGAATTTGTCAAGAACGAAAACGGCCAGGTGAATTTGCACGGAACGGTTTCGGTTTCCGGTCTTGGCGGCAACCCTTACCGTGATGGCAGCTTTGCTTATTACATGAGCGAACCAGTGGTAGTGAACGATCCCAAAGGCATGGGTGCATTCATCAACGCGGCAAACGAAATTGAGTTATTGCAAGTGCCAAAAGTTGGTGCCGGCAAAACAGTCATGCTCGATAATTATTTCAACAACGAATGGAAGCCAGAACCCGGTTCTATCGGCAGAGCAGCTACAGGTGAAATGTTTAACACTGAATTAAAAAAAGAATGGAACAGCGTTCGCAGCATTCCATTCCATTACATCTGGGATGAACAAGACAACGACGGTTTTTCAACCTTGCGATTTGTGTTTGAAAGCTACGGGGCAAAAACCGCAACCTTGAAAGCAGCGCCAACAGCACAAAACTTAAAAGGCGCCAGCGTTTATATCGTGGTTGATCCCGACGATCAGAAAGAAACAACAAAACCAAACATCATTAGCGAGAAAGACGCGACGGCCGTTAGCAATTGGGTAAAAGCCGGCGGCGTGTTGTTGTTGCTCAGCAACGATTCGGGACACAACAACGTGAAAAGCATGAACGTGCTTTCGACAAAGTTTGGCATTCGCCTGAACGAGGATCTTTTCAATACGGTTGAAGGCAGCAAGTTTGAACAAGGCGTGGTTGATCTTTCGGCAGCATCCAACATTTTTTCAACCGCTAAAAAAGCTTACGTAAAAGAACTTGCTACGTTAAACGTTTCGGCACCCGCAAAAACAATCGTAACAAAAGGGGGTAAAAACATTATAGCAACCGCCACTTATGGCAAGGGAAACGTGTTTGTAATTGGCGATCCCTGGCTTTACAACGAATATACCGACGGCCGCAAATTGCCACCCGATTTTGACAACTACAAAGCCGCACAAGACCTGGCGAAATGGGCCTTGCTGCAAGCAAAAAAGAAATGAGTTTACGACGCCGGTTATATCAAGTCATAAGCGTTGCGGGCATCTTGCTTGCAACGTCGTCGTTTGCACAAAAGACAGTCGTCAACACGTCGGTAATCATTGTTGATCTAAACGGCAGTGGAAATTTTACGTCTATTCAGTCGGCCATCAACAGCTTGCCCGATTCGTCTGCAATGCCGCGAACGATTCACATCAAGCCGGGCCGTTACTACGAAAAAATATTCATCACAAAACACAACATCGTTCTTGAAGGCGAAGACCGCGAGACGACAAAAATTATTCAAAACATTGCCCGCGACGAATGGCGCTGCGATCACAAAGATGATTGGGGGGTAGCGACACTGAATCTTAGCGGCAACGACATCACCTTGAAAAACCTGACGATCGCCAACGATTATGGCTTTACCCAAAAAGAAGCCCGTACCGTAAGCTGCGCAAGTGATTCATCCGGTAAGAAAGTGATTACGAACAGCGGGCACCAGATGGCCTTGCGCAGCATGAATACGACGCGGTTGAAAGTGATCAACTGCCGCTTGAGTGCTTACGCAGGCGACACGGTGAGTCCGTGGAATCTGGTGAACGGTATGTTTTATTTCAAGGATTGTGTGATGGAGGGCGGCGTAGATTTTTATTGTCCGCGTGGCGATGCGTACGCGGAGAATTGCACCTTTTACGCAAACACAGGACCCGCTTCCATTTGGCACGACGGCTCAACAAACCCGGATTACAAAACGGTTTTAAAGAATTGCAAGTTTGATGGCTACAAAGGTTTCAAACTTGGGCGTTATCACAAAGACGCACAATTCTATTTGATTAATTGCAGCTTTTCTGAAGCAATGGCGAACGAAGACATTTATCTCGTGCCGACGAATAACGAGATTAAATGGGGGCGAAGGGTTTATTATTTTAACTGCCATCGCAAAGGCGGCGATTATGCCTGGCACAAAGACAATTTGCAAACAGCGCAAGGTTCGCCGGAGGCAAACACCATTAGCGCCGCGTGGGTTTTTGGCAATCGCTGGAACCCCGAAAAAATGTAAACGAGGAATTCGCGAAGCACGAAAGCCAAGGACAGAGAAGCACACCAATAAAATTATTTTGCACGAAGCAATAATGCAGAGGCAACCCAAACAACCGTAAACTTTTTGTATGATCTTATCTCGCTATACGCTACGAAACATAAGCCCGGAAAATGTGGCGATTCCGGAAGAAACGCTGTTTGATTTGCCGGAGAGAGTCCTGCAGTTTGGAACCGGTGTGCTGCTTCGCGGCCTGCCCGATTATTTTATTGACAAGGCTAATCGACAGGGCATTTTTAACGGTCGTGTTGTCGTTGTAAAATCAACCTCGCACGGCGACACGTCGGCCTTTGACAAACAAGACGGCTTGTACACCCTTTGCGTTCGCGGTTTGCAGAACGGTGAAAAGATTGAAGAGAACATTATCAATTCGTCCATCAGCCGCGTCCTTACCGCAACGGAGCAATGGAACGAAATATTGGATTGTGCGCACAACAGCCAGATGCAAATCATCATCTCCAACACAACGGAAGTGGGCATTCAACTGGTGCACGAAGACATTCGCCAAACGCCGCCGAAATCGTTTCCCGGCAAATTGCTGGCTTTTTTATACGAACGTTTCAAAGCTTTTGGCGGCAGTGAAAAGAGCGGGATGGTGATTGTGCCAACAGAATTAATTCCCGAGAACGGAACGAAACTTCAGGCAATTATTTTAGAACTGGCGCATTTGAACAGTTTGGAAGATTCTTTCATCGAGTGGCTCGAAGGCAGCAATCATTTTTGCAATTCGCTGGTAGATCGGATTGTTCCGGGCAAACCCGATGCGGCAACTTTGAAGGAACTGGAAGACGAATTGGGTTATACCGACGGCAACTTAAGCATGTCGGAAGTGTACCGCTTGTGGGCCATTGAGGGCGGGGAAGAAGTAAAATCTATTTTGTCGTTTGCACAAGCCGATGACGGCGTGGTGATTGAACCCGATATTGACATTTTCCGCGAACTGAAATTGCGCATGTTGAACGGCACGCATACGCTCAGTTGCGGTCTTGCTTATCTGGCCGGTTTTGAAACAGTGAAGCAGGCCATGGATGATGAAACGATGTCGGGTTTTATTGCCGACGTAATGCAAAATGAAATTGCGTCCAACATTCCGTATGACGTTGACCTTTCAACGGCGCAGGACTTCGGAAATAAAGTATTGGATCGTTTCCGCAACCCTCACATTCGCCATCAGTGGATCAGCATTACCATGAACTACAGCTCTAAGCTGAAGATGCGTTGCGTGCCCGTTTTGCTTCAGCATTATAAAAAAACATCTGCCGCGCCAGAGGCCATCGCTCTCGGGTTTGCGGCCTATCTTCTTTTTATGAAAGGGGTTACGGTTCGCGACGGAAAATATTACGGCGATTTGAACGGCACCTCGTATTTTATTCAGGACGATACGGCTGAAATCTTTTACAAACGCTGGGCAAAACTTTCGCCCGCTGATCTTGTAAAAGAAACCCTTCGCGATGCGGCTTATTGGGGCGCCGACCTGCACAGCCTGCCCGGCTTTGCCAAAGCCGTTACCGACAAGCTAAATTTGCTGTTGAACAGCGGCGCAAAAGCGGCCGTTATCGCAACAGAATCCAATAAAGAAAAGATTGCATAAGCTCACACAGGCTTTTGCAACAAGGAACAAACAATGAGCAGTAAAGTATTAAAAGTTCATCCATCCGATAACGTGATCGTGGCTTTGCAGGATTTGCCCAAAGGCGAAACCGTTCAATACAACGGCAGCACGTTTACGGTTGTGGACGACATTCCGGCCAAGCACAAATTTTTCGAGCACAACATGAACACCGGCGATGAAGTCATCATGTACGGTGTGTTGGTGGGCAAGGCGCAAAATGAAATTCCAATAGGTGGATTGATGACGACATCGAATGTAAAGCACGCCTCCAGCGGTTATGACTACCGCGGCGTGAAATACGAATGGAAAGCACCCGATGTGTCGAAATTCATTGGCAGAACGTTCAACGGTTATCACCGCAGCGACGGAAGAGTGGGAACAGCCAATTATTGGTTGTTCATTCCCACTGTGTTTTGCGAAAACAGAAATTTGGACGTGATTCGTGAGGCGCTTCACAACGAATTGGGTTACGCGGTTACGGATAAATACAAGCAATATGCACACAAGCTGGTAGAAGCGTTCAAGAAAGGTTCAACGGTTGATACGATTGATCTTGCGCCGGACAACAATCATCAACAGCGTGTGTTTAAAAACGTTGACGGCATTAAGTTTCTCAATCACCAGGGAGGTTGCGGCGGCATTCGTCAGGATGCGGCCGTTTTAAGCAAACTCTTAGCTGCTTACGCCGATCATCCAAACGTTAGTGGCGTAACGGTGTTGAGTTTGGGTTGCCAGAATTTGCAGGTGGCAGATTTTAAAAAAGACTTACAAGAACGCAATCCGAACTTCGACAAACCGCTTTACATTTTTGAGCAACAGCAAGTGGGCAACGAAGAAGTGATGATTGCCGAAGCCATCAAAAAAACCTTTGAAGGTCTTGTTGAAATCAACAAGCTTGAACGCAAACCCGCACCGCTTGATAAACTTACGGTTGGTGTAAAATGCGGCGGCAGCGACGGTTTCAGCGGCATCTCGGCCAATCCTTCTGTCGGTTATTGTTCCGATTTGTTAGTAGCCTTGGGCGCAAAAGTTTTGTTGGCCGAGTTTCCTGAACTCTGCGGCGTAGAACAGGAATTGGTTGATCGTTCAACGAGCGAACCGGTTGCCCGCAAGTTCATGCACCTGATGCATCGTTACGAAGAAATTGTGACGGCTGTGGGTTCCAGTTTCTCCATGAACCCTTCGCCGGGAAATATTAAAGACGGATTAATTACTGACGCCATCAAGAGTGCCGGTGCAGCAAAGAAAGGCGGCACGTCGCCGGTTGTTGACGTGTTGGATTACACAGAACCTGCGGTAAAACCTGGACTTAATTTGGTGTGCACACCGGGCAATGACGTTGAAGCGACAACCGGCAAAGCAGCAAGTGGTGCGACACTTATTTTGTTTACAACCGGCTTGGGCACACCAACCGGCAATCCTGTTTGTCCGACCATTAAAGTTGCGACAAACTCCAAGCTGGCAAGTCGCATGAAGGACATCATTGACATTGATACCGGCGGCGTCATTTCCGGCGAAAAAACCCTTGAGCAAATGGGTGAGGAGATTCTGGAGTATTGCATTAAGGCCGCCAGCGGTGAAGTGATTCCAAAAGCCGTTTTACTCAATCAAGACGATTTTATTCCGTGGAAACGCGGCGTCTCTCTATAACAACAAAGCAATGAAAAAATTTATCGGTAAAAACTTTTTGCTGAACACCAAAACGGCGGAGGAACTCTACCACGAGTACGCTGCGCCAATGCCCATCATTGACTACCACTGTCATCTTCCGCCCGACCAGATTGCGGAAGACAAGCAGTTCGAAAACCTTACGCAAGTATGGCTATACGGTGACCATTACAAATGGAGAGCCATGCGCACGAACGGTGTGCACGAAAGCTATTGCACTGGCGACAAGCCCGATTTTGGAAAATTCAAAAAGTGGGCGGAAACGGTTCCGTACACCTTGCGCAACCCGCTTTATCACTGGACGCACCTGGAACTGCAACGCTATTTTGACGTGCACGAAATTTTGAACGCCGACAGCGCAGAAAAAATTTACGAGGAATGTTCGGCCAAATTGCAAACAAAGGAATATTCGGTTCGCAACCTGTTGCGTAAGATGGATGTGAAAGTGGTTTGCACAACCGATGACCCAATTGATAACCTGGAACATCATCAAAAAATAAAAGACGAAGGAATAGACATTAAAATTCTTCCCGCTTATCGTCCCGACAAAGCGATGAACGTTGACGATGCGGCTTCCTTCAACGCTTATCTTTCTAAACTTGAAGCAGCGAGCAATACAAGCATTGCCTCGTTCAATGATTACCTTAATGCATTGAAAGCTCGCCATGATTTCTTTGCCACAATGGGATGCTCTGTTTCCGATCACGGGCTTGAGCAGGTTTATGCTGAAGATTACACCGATGCGGAAATTACGGCGGCATTCGATAAAATCCGTTCGGGTAAAGAACTCACAAGAGAAGAGAACCTGAAATTCAAATCGGCTATGCTACAAATTTTTGCCGTGTGGGATTGGGAAAAAGGTTGGGTGCAACAATATCACCTTGGTGCGTTGCGCAACAACAATTCCCGCATGATGCGTCAGCTTGGACCCGATACGGGGTGGGACAGCATCGGCGACTTTTCACAGGGCAAAGCACTGGCGAAATTTCTTGATCGTTTAGATACAAACAACCAACTCGCCAAAACCATTCTCTACAATCTTAATCCGGCCGACAACGAGTTGATGGCAACCATGATCGGCAACTTCAACGACGGTTCTACACCGGGTAAAATTCAATTTGGTTCTGGCTGGTGGTTCCTCGATCAAAAGGACGGCATGACGAAACAACTCAACGCACTCTCCAACATGGGTTTGTTGAGCAAGTTTGTGGGCATGCTTACCGATTCGAGAAGCTTCCTTTCGTTCCCTCGCCACGAATATTTCAGAAGGCTTCTGTGCAATTTGTTTGGTAAAGAAATTGAGAACGGTGAATTGCCAAATGATCTTGAATGGACGGGCCAAGTTATTCAGGACATTTGCTACAACAACGCTGCGAACTATTTCGGCTGGAACGAAGACAAAGTAAAAAATCAAAAGGCAAAAGTAAAAACAGAGTCTCCGGCGTAAACGCTTTTTGAATTTTGCTTTTTTACTTTTGAATTCTTAAACTAAAAACCACTCATAAACTCAAAAAAATCATGTCTAAAAAAGTAGTCACACTGGGCGAGATCATGCTGCGCTTGTCCACCCCGGATCACAAACGCTTTGTACAAGCCGATACGTTTGACGTTACCTACGGCGGTGGCGAAGCAAACGTTGCAGCCGCTCTTTGTAATTATGGTTTGAACGGAACCTTCGTTACCAAAGTTCCGAACAACGCTATTGGTCAATCGGCTATCAACCACCTGCGCCGTTACGGCGTGGACACGCAATTCGTTGCCCGCGGCGGCGACCGTCTCGGTATTTATTTTCTGGAAACCGGTGCGTCCATGCGTGCATCGCAAGTGATTTATGACCGTGCCGGCGCTTCTATCGCCGATGTTGACGCTTCCGAATTTGACTTTGATAAGATATTTGATGGCGCCGATTGGTTTCACACAACCGGCATTACGCCTGCGTTAAGCGATAAAGCCGCTGCTTTGACGGAAGCTGCGTTGAAAGCTGCAAAGGCAAAAGGCATCACGACATCAATTGACCTTAACTACCGCAAAAAATTGTGGAGCAAGGAGAAAGCAAGAGAAGTAATGACGAAGCTTTGTCAGTACGTTGATGTTTGTATTGGCAACGAAGAAGACGCCGATACAACGCTTGGCTTTAAAGCAGCGAACACCGATGTAACCAAAGGCGAATTGAACCTCGAAGGTTTCAAAGATGTGTTCAAGCAAATGAAAGAAAAGTTTGGTTTCAAATACATCGCATCGTCGCTTCGCGAAAGCCACAGCGCATCTGATAATGGCTGGAGTGCTTTGCTTTATGACGGCAATGATTTCTACCACACACGTCAATACGAAGTGCGCATCGTTGACCGCGTGGGCAGTGGTGACTCATTCGCCAGCGGTTTGATTTACGGTTTAGTAACGGGTATGCCGATGAAAGACGCGGCTGAATTTGGTGTAGCCGCATCTGCACTGAAGCACACGATTCCCGGTGACTTGAACCACGCAACCCTTGAAGATGTAAAAGGCCTGATGAAAGGCGATGCTTCGGGCCGCGTGCAACGTTAATTTGTTAATCGTTGATCGTTGGCCGTTGTCCGCATCCGATCATTAAATTGCCGGCCAACGATCAACTGTCAACGAACAACGATTTCTCAACCTGTAACAACAACCATCATGATCGTAGACAGTTTAGCCAATTCAGATAAATACGTTTCGCTTCACCCGCGTTTTGCCAAAGCATTTGAATTCATCAAATCGCAAAATCTGGAAAGCATTGAAGTCGGGAAGTATCCGATTGACGGTGCAGAACTTCACGCTTCGGTTTCTAATAAAGACGGCGTGAAAGCCGAAGACGCAAAATTTGAAGCGCACAATCATTTTATTGACATCCAGGTTTGTCCGGCGGGTTCGGAGCAAATTGGCTGGAAGCCGCGCAGCAAATGCGTTGATCCCAAAGGCGATTACAACGCTGAAAAGGACGTTACCTTTTTCAACGACAAACCCGACACGTATTTTTCGCTGAACGCCGGCCAGTTTGCCATCTTTTACCCTGAAGACGTGCACGCACCCATGATTGGCGAAGGCCCGGTAAAAAAGCTAGTGGTAAAGGTGAAAATTTAAACCGGTGTGGAGAAAAGACACCAACAAACAAACACGATGAACAAGAAAGAAGAAATACTTAAACTTATTCCTGAGCAAGGCGTATTGCCGCTGTTTTTTTACAAAGACACAGACGTCAGCATCGAAGTGTTAAGAGCATTGTATGCAGCCGGCATTCGCTCTGTTGAATACACCAACCGCGGCGAAGCAGCGTTGAAAAATTTTAAAGAAATGCGCAAAGTGTGCGATGCCGAATTAAAAGGCATGTACCTCGGTGTGGGAACCATAAAAAATGCCGATTCGGCAAAAGCTTTTATTGATGCCGGAACGGATTACATCATCAGTCCGGGATTGGTGGAAGACGCCATCAAAGTTGCCGATGAAAATGACATGCTCTGGGTTCCTGGTTGCATGACGCCAACAGAGATTATTCGTGCAGAACAATTGGGCGCAAAGCTGGTGAAACTCTTTCCAGGCAACATTTTAGGTCCTGCATTTTTAAGCGCCATCAAAGAATTGTTTCCGAATCTTCTCTTTATGCCAACCGGCGGTGTGGAAGCAGAAAAAGAAAACCTTGCAGGCTGGTTTAAAGCCGGTGTTTGCGCCGTGGGCATGGGCAGCAAATTAATTACAAAGGTATCTCTCGAAAACAAAGATTACGAAGGCATCAAGGCAGGCACGTTAAAATCATTAGCTTTAATTAAAGAAGTAAGAGGATAAGTCAAACCCGTCAAACGTGAGACGCGAAACCGTAAAGGTTTCATCACCTGAATCTCTTCAAGGTTTCAGGTTTGACGTCTCATGTTTCACTTCTCGCGATTGCTTCTATAAATTTTTTTGAATGGCCACAAGCACGCAGTCAAAATTAGTTCCCCCGGTTTCCCGCGATACGAAAGGCATCATCACGAAGTATCGTTGGCAGATTTGTGCTTTATTGTTTTTTTCTACCACCATCAATTATCTCGACAGGCAAGTGCTTTCACTAACGTGGAAAGATCATCTTGTTCCGGAGTTTCACTGGACGGATGCTCACTACGGCGACATCTCGGGTTGGTTTTCTCTTTTTTACGCTGCGTCCATGTTGTTTGCCGGCCGGTTTGTGGACAGGTTGGATACGAAAAAAGGATTTTTGTGGGCCATTGGCATCTGGTCAGTAGGTGCATGCATTCACGCACTTTGCGGCATTGCCACATCAGGAATTCTTACCGGTCATTGGCTGGTAAGTTTTGAAGGAGCAAAGGAATCTATTGCAACCTTCGACAAGGCAGCATTGGTAACCTCAACAAGTGTTGGCTTGTTCATCTTTGCCCGTTTTGTGCTGGCTTTGGGAGAATCGGGCAATTTTCCGGCGGCCATTAAAGCAACCGCTGAATACTTTCCCAAAAAGGACAGGGCACTTGCCACCAGTATTTTTAATGCCGGTGCAACCGTGGGCGCATTGCTGGCGCCCGTAACTATTCCTTTTATAGCCGAAGCCTGGGGCTGGGAAATGGCCTTTGTTATCATTGGTGCGTTCGGCTTTTTGTGGATGGGCTTTTGGGCCATGATGTACAAAAAACCCGAGGTGCATCCGCGGGTAAACAAGGCCGAACTGGAGTACATTCAACAGGACATTGTAACGCACAACCAGGTTTCAGAACCGGTTGTGGCCTTACCCAAAAAAATGTCTTTTGCCGACTGCTTCAAATACAAACAAACCTGGGCTTTTGCCTTTGGAAAGTTTATGACCGATGGCGTTTGGTGGTTTTATCTGTTCTGGACGCCGGCCTACCTGAAAGACATTTATAAAATGGATTCCACGCAGAGTGCCATTCCTATTTTTATTCTTTATGCCATCACACTTCTTTCCATTATCGGCGGATGGCTTCCCTCTTATTTTGTTGACAAGAAGCACATGAATCCTTACGAGGGAAGAATGAAGGCCATGTTAATCTTTGCCTTCTTTCCCTTGCTGGCTTTGTTAGCGCAGCCGCTTGGACAAACCAGTTTTTGGTTTCCTGTGATTATTATTGGCATTGCAGGTGCGGCGCACCAGGCATGGTCGGCAAATATTTTTTCAACGGTGGGAGACATGTTTCCCAAATCTGCTATTGCAACGGTTACCGGCATTGGCGGCATGGCCGGCGGAGTGGGTTCGTTCTTTATCAACAAAGGCTCCGGCACCTTGTTCACCTATGCCGGCAAAACGCAAATGCAGTTCATGGGTTTTCAGGGAAAAGAAGCGGGATACTTCATTATCTTTTCCATTTGTGCCGTAGCGTATTTGATCGGTTGGATTGTGATGAAGACGCTCGTGCCAAAATACAAGCCTAT
Coding sequences within:
- the uxaC gene encoding glucuronate isomerase encodes the protein MKKFIGKNFLLNTKTAEELYHEYAAPMPIIDYHCHLPPDQIAEDKQFENLTQVWLYGDHYKWRAMRTNGVHESYCTGDKPDFGKFKKWAETVPYTLRNPLYHWTHLELQRYFDVHEILNADSAEKIYEECSAKLQTKEYSVRNLLRKMDVKVVCTTDDPIDNLEHHQKIKDEGIDIKILPAYRPDKAMNVDDAASFNAYLSKLEAASNTSIASFNDYLNALKARHDFFATMGCSVSDHGLEQVYAEDYTDAEITAAFDKIRSGKELTREENLKFKSAMLQIFAVWDWEKGWVQQYHLGALRNNNSRMMRQLGPDTGWDSIGDFSQGKALAKFLDRLDTNNQLAKTILYNLNPADNELMATMIGNFNDGSTPGKIQFGSGWWFLDQKDGMTKQLNALSNMGLLSKFVGMLTDSRSFLSFPRHEYFRRLLCNLFGKEIENGELPNDLEWTGQVIQDICYNNAANYFGWNEDKVKNQKAKVKTESPA
- a CDS encoding UxaA family hydrolase yields the protein MSSKVLKVHPSDNVIVALQDLPKGETVQYNGSTFTVVDDIPAKHKFFEHNMNTGDEVIMYGVLVGKAQNEIPIGGLMTTSNVKHASSGYDYRGVKYEWKAPDVSKFIGRTFNGYHRSDGRVGTANYWLFIPTVFCENRNLDVIREALHNELGYAVTDKYKQYAHKLVEAFKKGSTVDTIDLAPDNNHQQRVFKNVDGIKFLNHQGGCGGIRQDAAVLSKLLAAYADHPNVSGVTVLSLGCQNLQVADFKKDLQERNPNFDKPLYIFEQQQVGNEEVMIAEAIKKTFEGLVEINKLERKPAPLDKLTVGVKCGGSDGFSGISANPSVGYCSDLLVALGAKVLLAEFPELCGVEQELVDRSTSEPVARKFMHLMHRYEEIVTAVGSSFSMNPSPGNIKDGLITDAIKSAGAAKKGGTSPVVDVLDYTEPAVKPGLNLVCTPGNDVEATTGKAASGATLILFTTGLGTPTGNPVCPTIKVATNSKLASRMKDIIDIDTGGVISGEKTLEQMGEEILEYCIKAASGEVIPKAVLLNQDDFIPWKRGVSL
- a CDS encoding glycoside hydrolase family 88 protein: MKKLTAIFCLTIFCFSAKAQPVHSYAQDLANTAIKIWPDSFSVKPGNPAKWSYDQGVILKGIEGIWNATGDGKWFRYIQKQMDYFIGEDGSIKGYKTTEHNIDNVNNGKLALLLYEVTGKDKYRKAAELLRHQLATHPRTSEGGFWHKQVYPNQMWLDGLYMGEPFYAQYAKVFGEDSIFNDVTRQFVLMEKHARDPQTGLLYHGWDESKQQKWADKTTGLSPNVWGRALGWYGMAMVDALDYFPANHPGRNDIIKILNRFAAAVTKVQDAKTGLWYDVVDKPKEPKNYFEASASSMLVYTLAKGVRKGYLPASYLSNVTKGWAGILKEFVKNENGQVNLHGTVSVSGLGGNPYRDGSFAYYMSEPVVVNDPKGMGAFINAANEIELLQVPKVGAGKTVMLDNYFNNEWKPEPGSIGRAATGEMFNTELKKEWNSVRSIPFHYIWDEQDNDGFSTLRFVFESYGAKTATLKAAPTAQNLKGASVYIVVDPDDQKETTKPNIISEKDATAVSNWVKAGGVLLLLSNDSGHNNVKSMNVLSTKFGIRLNEDLFNTVEGSKFEQGVVDLSAASNIFSTAKKAYVKELATLNVSAPAKTIVTKGGKNIIATATYGKGNVFVIGDPWLYNEYTDGRKLPPDFDNYKAAQDLAKWALLQAKKK
- a CDS encoding pectinesterase family protein, translated to MSLRRRLYQVISVAGILLATSSFAQKTVVNTSVIIVDLNGSGNFTSIQSAINSLPDSSAMPRTIHIKPGRYYEKIFITKHNIVLEGEDRETTKIIQNIARDEWRCDHKDDWGVATLNLSGNDITLKNLTIANDYGFTQKEARTVSCASDSSGKKVITNSGHQMALRSMNTTRLKVINCRLSAYAGDTVSPWNLVNGMFYFKDCVMEGGVDFYCPRGDAYAENCTFYANTGPASIWHDGSTNPDYKTVLKNCKFDGYKGFKLGRYHKDAQFYLINCSFSEAMANEDIYLVPTNNEIKWGRRVYYFNCHRKGGDYAWHKDNLQTAQGSPEANTISAAWVFGNRWNPEKM
- a CDS encoding YhcH/YjgK/YiaL family protein, which translates into the protein MIVDSLANSDKYVSLHPRFAKAFEFIKSQNLESIEVGKYPIDGAELHASVSNKDGVKAEDAKFEAHNHFIDIQVCPAGSEQIGWKPRSKCVDPKGDYNAEKDVTFFNDKPDTYFSLNAGQFAIFYPEDVHAPMIGEGPVKKLVVKVKI
- a CDS encoding tagaturonate reductase, with translation MILSRYTLRNISPENVAIPEETLFDLPERVLQFGTGVLLRGLPDYFIDKANRQGIFNGRVVVVKSTSHGDTSAFDKQDGLYTLCVRGLQNGEKIEENIINSSISRVLTATEQWNEILDCAHNSQMQIIISNTTEVGIQLVHEDIRQTPPKSFPGKLLAFLYERFKAFGGSEKSGMVIVPTELIPENGTKLQAIILELAHLNSLEDSFIEWLEGSNHFCNSLVDRIVPGKPDAATLKELEDELGYTDGNLSMSEVYRLWAIEGGEEVKSILSFAQADDGVVIEPDIDIFRELKLRMLNGTHTLSCGLAYLAGFETVKQAMDDETMSGFIADVMQNEIASNIPYDVDLSTAQDFGNKVLDRFRNPHIRHQWISITMNYSSKLKMRCVPVLLQHYKKTSAAPEAIALGFAAYLLFMKGVTVRDGKYYGDLNGTSYFIQDDTAEIFYKRWAKLSPADLVKETLRDAAYWGADLHSLPGFAKAVTDKLNLLLNSGAKAAVIATESNKEKIA
- a CDS encoding sugar kinase translates to MSKKVVTLGEIMLRLSTPDHKRFVQADTFDVTYGGGEANVAAALCNYGLNGTFVTKVPNNAIGQSAINHLRRYGVDTQFVARGGDRLGIYFLETGASMRASQVIYDRAGASIADVDASEFDFDKIFDGADWFHTTGITPALSDKAAALTEAALKAAKAKGITTSIDLNYRKKLWSKEKAREVMTKLCQYVDVCIGNEEDADTTLGFKAANTDVTKGELNLEGFKDVFKQMKEKFGFKYIASSLRESHSASDNGWSALLYDGNDFYHTRQYEVRIVDRVGSGDSFASGLIYGLVTGMPMKDAAEFGVAASALKHTIPGDLNHATLEDVKGLMKGDASGRVQR